One genomic segment of Anaerosporomusa subterranea includes these proteins:
- the panB gene encoding 3-methyl-2-oxobutanoate hydroxymethyltransferase has protein sequence MSNKRINTAAIREKKAKGEVITMLTAYDAAFARLLDEAGVDMLLVGDSLGNTMLGYDSTLPVTMEDMLHHTRAVCRGASHSLVVADMPFMSYQVSIEEALRNAGRFLKETGAQAVKLEGGKEVAPAVKAMTAAGIPVVGHLGLTPQSVHQLGGFKVQGKDVAAAQRLMDDARSLEEAGAFAVVLECVPAPLATKVSQTLAIPTIGIGAGNGCDGQVLVIHDVLGLLPGFKPKFVKAYRTLHTEVSAAVREYIDEVKTRQFPGPEHSFALADEVLEKLY, from the coding sequence ATGTCAAACAAACGGATCAACACTGCTGCTATTCGGGAGAAAAAGGCCAAGGGTGAGGTTATTACGATGCTGACAGCCTATGACGCCGCATTTGCGCGGTTGCTGGATGAGGCTGGTGTGGATATGTTATTAGTCGGTGACTCATTAGGCAACACCATGCTGGGTTATGATTCAACTTTACCTGTCACGATGGAAGATATGCTCCATCATACCCGAGCCGTTTGTCGCGGCGCCAGCCACTCTCTAGTGGTTGCCGATATGCCGTTTATGAGCTACCAGGTATCAATCGAAGAAGCACTTCGCAACGCTGGTCGGTTTCTAAAAGAAACTGGCGCTCAGGCTGTCAAGCTGGAAGGCGGCAAAGAAGTTGCGCCTGCGGTAAAAGCGATGACAGCAGCAGGCATTCCGGTGGTAGGCCACCTTGGACTTACTCCCCAATCGGTTCACCAGTTAGGCGGCTTCAAGGTGCAAGGTAAAGATGTTGCTGCCGCGCAGCGCCTGATGGACGATGCCCGATCCCTGGAAGAAGCAGGCGCCTTCGCGGTGGTTCTAGAATGCGTGCCTGCGCCGCTGGCCACAAAAGTTAGTCAAACACTTGCAATTCCGACCATTGGCATTGGCGCGGGCAACGGATGCGATGGCCAGGTGCTGGTGATCCACGACGTACTTGGTCTGCTGCCTGGCTTCAAACCCAAGTTTGTCAAAGCCTACCGCACACTGCATACAGAGGTCAGCGCCGCTGTGCGCGAATATATTGACGAAGTCAAGACCCGCCAATTCCCCGGTCCGGAGCATAGCTTTGCCCTGGCGGATGAGGTACTGGAGAAACTCTACTAA
- a CDS encoding Rossmann-like and DUF2520 domain-containing protein, which produces MQKPAIVILGVGRLGSALACLARDYGYPLTAITAGHRETAVAFSEATSIPAYFDNVEAAAQGDIILITVSDRILPVVLEELIAGKRLRSGQVLLHTSGVLAGEALAAARQFGTSVGSMHPLQSFADIETARRNLSGSAFAIDGDPEAVAAASRLAIDLGGKLLRVPPEERVLYHAAACIASNYLVALLHVAEKLLARWTTEDKEALQALLPLVAGTLRNVAQQGTSAALTGPIIRGDASTVGQHLKALPQDFLNVYQILGQEALKLSGDRIPVAEREAIASLLSADKKNH; this is translated from the coding sequence GTGCAAAAGCCAGCTATCGTAATTCTGGGGGTAGGGCGATTAGGCTCCGCGCTAGCTTGTCTTGCCAGAGACTATGGCTATCCATTGACAGCTATAACCGCCGGCCATAGAGAAACAGCTGTGGCATTTTCAGAGGCAACTAGTATTCCTGCTTACTTCGACAACGTGGAAGCTGCTGCTCAGGGTGACATTATACTCATCACCGTATCTGACCGGATCTTGCCTGTGGTGCTGGAAGAACTCATTGCCGGCAAGCGACTGCGGTCTGGGCAAGTCTTACTGCACACTAGCGGCGTTTTGGCGGGCGAAGCGCTGGCGGCGGCGCGTCAGTTCGGGACCTCGGTTGGCTCCATGCATCCGCTGCAGAGCTTTGCCGATATTGAAACAGCGCGAAGAAACCTGTCAGGCAGCGCCTTTGCGATCGATGGCGATCCGGAGGCGGTTGCTGCCGCCAGCCGTCTGGCGATTGATCTTGGCGGTAAACTGTTGCGGGTACCGCCAGAAGAGCGAGTCTTGTACCATGCTGCTGCTTGTATCGCTTCTAATTATCTGGTGGCTTTGCTGCATGTCGCCGAAAAGCTGCTGGCCCGCTGGACCACCGAAGACAAAGAGGCGCTGCAAGCCCTGCTTCCGCTCGTTGCCGGCACACTTCGCAATGTGGCCCAACAGGGAACATCTGCTGCTTTGACCGGTCCAATCATACGCGGTGATGCGTCCACTGTGGGGCAACATCTCAAGGCCTTGCCGCAAGACTTTTTGAATGTCTATCAGATTCTAGGCCAGGAGGCCTTAAAGTTATCCGGCGACCGTATTCCAGTGGCTGAACGGGAAGCCATTGCCAGCTTGTTGAGTGCGGATAAGAAAAACCACTGA
- a CDS encoding EAL domain-containing protein: MSGQDKNQTEATNYIDSVFYKSILEQARDMIFIVATNGRIIEANHAAVNAYGYSLDELRQMCVHELRSPEMRGAIDSQLLRAQQDGILFRAVYLRKNGERFPAEVSSRRVQLLTGDAVVSIVRDITETVAAEAALKKSEAELWLRNKEMAATYEDLMVAHEELTATYEELTASEEELRQQFDELLSRDAEIRRQNGILTSLHDTAIGLMHRLDPEELLQQIVTGAAGLVGTPHGFIYRLDKHKGVFYRSHGVGLYETDIGREIPVTEGIVGTVYQTGEPVVVNEYPVWRNRYQSSAQFGELNSVLQIPLKSNGQVVGTIGLAYCEKKKVFGADEIEILSQFAELASIALDNALLNASLEEELRERKVREQAIWRLAYYDSLTGLPNRTYFQERLSAELDKARRGEATGAILHIDLDDLKLINDTLGHACGDEIIAKAGEYIVAGAGENALVARVAGDEFTILILGESDRGKVAHIADSLIKQLCREYEISESKVHMSGSMGIAFYPEDGDTAADVLTKADLALYEAKRSGKNAWRFCEAKSQLIAYENMLLRRDLREAVERGELALHYQPLVDAQCGCVVSFEALLRWTSSTYGVVPPSRFIPLAEESDMILGIGKWVLEESCRFIHKLAAMGNEDIHVSVNVSPRQLAADDFVALVRETIDREGINPKQLEIEITENVLITSMEESTRRLSELRAIGVRLSLDDFGTGYSSLTYLRSLPVGTLKLDKSFIDQILSDVRQLQFISSIINMAHVLGLAVVAEGVETEEQLEKLVECQCDFIQGYVFSRPVTEKEALLFLDW; the protein is encoded by the coding sequence ATGAGCGGGCAGGACAAGAATCAGACTGAAGCGACGAACTATATCGATAGTGTTTTTTATAAAAGCATACTAGAGCAAGCGCGGGATATGATTTTTATTGTTGCTACAAACGGCAGAATTATCGAGGCAAATCATGCAGCCGTAAACGCCTACGGCTATTCACTTGACGAGCTTCGACAGATGTGTGTCCACGAATTGCGGTCTCCTGAAATGAGGGGCGCTATTGACTCTCAATTATTAAGAGCCCAACAAGACGGGATTTTGTTTCGCGCAGTTTATTTACGCAAAAATGGTGAGCGATTTCCGGCGGAAGTGAGCTCCCGGCGAGTACAGCTTTTAACAGGCGACGCGGTTGTTAGCATCGTTCGCGATATCACAGAAACTGTTGCAGCCGAAGCAGCTCTTAAAAAAAGTGAGGCTGAATTATGGCTTCGCAATAAAGAAATGGCGGCGACTTACGAGGATCTTATGGTAGCTCACGAAGAGCTTACCGCTACTTACGAAGAGCTTACCGCCTCTGAGGAAGAGCTAAGACAGCAATTTGACGAGCTGCTAAGTAGAGACGCAGAGATCCGTAGACAAAATGGCATATTGACATCACTTCATGATACAGCGATCGGTCTTATGCATCGACTTGACCCGGAGGAGCTGTTGCAGCAGATAGTCACCGGTGCGGCCGGGCTCGTCGGTACGCCCCATGGGTTTATTTATCGTTTAGACAAGCATAAGGGCGTTTTTTACCGGAGTCATGGGGTGGGACTCTATGAAACTGATATTGGGCGCGAAATACCGGTCACCGAAGGTATCGTCGGTACTGTCTATCAGACAGGTGAGCCGGTAGTGGTAAACGAATATCCGGTTTGGCGAAACCGTTATCAGTCCTCAGCCCAGTTTGGAGAATTGAACTCAGTACTACAGATACCGCTGAAGTCTAACGGGCAGGTTGTTGGCACAATCGGCCTGGCATATTGTGAAAAGAAGAAAGTTTTCGGTGCAGACGAAATCGAGATTTTGAGTCAATTTGCCGAACTGGCCTCAATTGCCTTAGACAACGCCCTTTTGAACGCTTCACTGGAGGAAGAGCTGCGGGAACGCAAGGTTCGAGAACAAGCAATTTGGCGATTGGCCTACTATGACTCCTTAACCGGTCTGCCTAACCGGACCTACTTTCAGGAACGCTTGTCCGCAGAATTGGACAAAGCGCGCCGGGGTGAGGCAACCGGTGCTATCTTGCATATTGACCTAGATGACTTGAAATTGATTAATGACACGTTGGGGCATGCCTGTGGCGACGAAATTATCGCGAAGGCAGGCGAATATATTGTGGCCGGGGCCGGAGAAAACGCGTTAGTGGCTAGAGTTGCCGGCGATGAATTTACGATTCTCATACTTGGCGAAAGTGACCGTGGAAAGGTTGCCCATATCGCCGATAGCTTGATCAAGCAACTTTGCCGGGAATATGAAATTAGCGAATCTAAAGTTCATATGTCAGGCAGTATGGGTATCGCCTTTTATCCAGAGGATGGAGATACAGCGGCAGATGTCTTAACAAAGGCAGATTTAGCTCTTTACGAAGCGAAGCGAAGCGGTAAAAACGCCTGGCGATTCTGTGAAGCAAAATCGCAACTCATTGCTTATGAAAACATGCTACTAAGACGTGACCTGCGTGAAGCGGTCGAGCGTGGCGAGTTAGCTTTGCACTACCAGCCGCTTGTGGATGCCCAATGCGGCTGTGTAGTCAGCTTTGAGGCGCTTCTGCGCTGGACAAGTTCAACGTATGGAGTGGTGCCGCCAAGTCGCTTTATCCCATTGGCGGAAGAGAGTGATATGATTCTGGGAATTGGCAAATGGGTGCTCGAGGAATCTTGCCGCTTTATTCACAAGCTTGCGGCAATGGGCAACGAAGATATTCACGTATCAGTCAACGTTTCGCCACGCCAGCTCGCGGCTGACGACTTTGTCGCCCTTGTCCGCGAAACAATCGACCGCGAGGGGATCAACCCTAAGCAACTGGAGATCGAAATTACCGAAAATGTTCTGATCACGTCGATGGAAGAGAGTACTCGTAGACTATCAGAACTGCGCGCCATTGGTGTGCGCCTTTCGCTTGACGATTTTGGCACTGGCTATAGTTCGCTGACCTATCTTAGAAGTCTGCCGGTGGGAACACTCAAACTCGACAAGTCGTTTATTGACCAGATCCTGTCTGATGTCAGACAATTACAATTCATTTCCTCGATCATCAATATGGCGCATGTATTGGGATTGGCTGTTGTTGCCGAAGGTGTAGAAACGGAAGAACAGTTAGAAAAGCTGGTGGAATGCCAGTGCGACTTCATACAAGGTTATGTGTTTAGCCGCCCGGTTACAGAGAAAGAAGCGCTGTTGTTTTTAGACTGGTGA
- a CDS encoding MBL fold metallo-hydrolase: MDDTIRITYLDHSGFIVESARHTLVFDYYRDPAQAATLTPDKPLYVFASHAHGDHFNPAIAAWKEQTAAYILNSDIRSAGGLPTVNHAKVHYLAPYEAITLDDLHITAYGSTDEGGSFLVEVDGWRIFHAGDLNWWHWKEDTPENIAQAKTDFFRELQYLNGQKFDVAFFPVDSRLEEYRDLGIKELVKATHINHLVTMHDCGQPWTPPADFAGYQKSLWVPAKPGEALQVDK; encoded by the coding sequence ATGGATGATACCATCCGTATCACATATTTAGATCACAGCGGCTTTATCGTGGAGAGCGCCCGGCACACACTGGTCTTTGACTACTACCGCGACCCGGCGCAGGCGGCTACGTTAACCCCAGACAAACCTTTATATGTCTTTGCATCCCATGCTCATGGTGATCATTTTAATCCAGCCATTGCTGCCTGGAAAGAGCAAACTGCCGCCTATATTCTAAACAGCGATATCCGGTCAGCGGGTGGCCTGCCAACGGTGAATCACGCTAAGGTTCACTATTTAGCTCCCTATGAGGCGATAACCCTGGATGATTTGCACATAACCGCCTACGGTTCGACTGATGAGGGCGGTTCCTTTCTGGTCGAAGTCGATGGCTGGCGCATTTTCCATGCTGGCGATTTGAATTGGTGGCACTGGAAGGAAGACACACCGGAGAATATTGCCCAAGCTAAAACAGACTTCTTCCGCGAACTTCAATATTTAAACGGCCAGAAGTTTGATGTAGCCTTCTTCCCGGTAGACAGTCGCTTGGAAGAATACCGCGACCTCGGGATAAAAGAACTAGTCAAAGCGACACATATTAACCATTTGGTCACCATGCATGACTGCGGCCAACCGTGGACGCCGCCAGCCGACTTTGCCGGTTATCAAAAAAGCCTATGGGTTCCGGCTAAACCGGGTGAGGCACTGCAAGTAGATAAGTGA
- a CDS encoding methyl-accepting chemotaxis protein produces the protein MALKLVAIGVNATNIEEVKTVVLATVGNMAAIETATLETYKQKRDADLYICLVNRQQEVAGVFGTDKVVGLELLPPTEYFIKISQIPAGETVVVFNNSMAGTVVLLNYLKQFNLNHVHYEVVPYDEWSQQQVADKLATAKYITGGVAYVGEGKTLYTRFSGCLPKDAVIVASPPRIAASDSISRLASVYSTLVHNKSLERLTGISGHLKRKTAEIAALANSVAETMAASITDTTMIAQEINAQLQQQVAEIKATAADTTSLTGAVESIGGVTETIQSIASQTNLLALNAAIEAARAGESGRGFAVVAQEVRKLAEQSNNSIKDIRKSITGVQEIAKKVAPAMERIVNRITGIEDKMSKISVGIAKQAALVEDLVRELDQLNAMSEELSAAIRQE, from the coding sequence ATGGCATTAAAACTAGTAGCTATCGGAGTCAATGCTACTAACATTGAAGAAGTTAAAACCGTAGTTCTCGCGACAGTAGGAAATATGGCGGCCATTGAAACGGCAACACTGGAAACCTATAAGCAAAAAAGAGACGCTGACCTTTACATCTGTCTGGTTAACCGCCAGCAGGAAGTAGCTGGTGTCTTTGGTACCGACAAAGTTGTCGGACTAGAATTGCTTCCGCCGACCGAGTACTTTATCAAAATTAGTCAAATCCCCGCTGGCGAAACCGTGGTAGTGTTCAATAACAGCATGGCGGGTACGGTGGTGTTATTGAATTATTTAAAACAGTTTAATTTGAATCATGTCCACTACGAAGTGGTTCCCTATGACGAATGGAGCCAACAGCAGGTTGCAGATAAACTTGCCACTGCTAAATACATCACCGGCGGGGTTGCCTATGTCGGTGAGGGCAAAACCTTATATACCCGTTTTTCCGGCTGTCTGCCCAAGGATGCTGTTATTGTCGCCAGTCCGCCCCGCATCGCCGCTTCGGATTCGATTAGTCGCTTAGCCAGTGTGTATTCAACTCTGGTGCATAACAAATCGTTGGAACGACTAACCGGGATATCCGGCCATCTCAAGCGCAAGACTGCCGAAATAGCAGCCCTGGCCAATAGTGTCGCCGAGACAATGGCGGCGTCGATTACAGACACAACCATGATTGCTCAAGAGATCAACGCCCAATTGCAGCAGCAAGTAGCAGAAATCAAAGCAACAGCGGCAGATACGACAAGCCTAACCGGTGCAGTGGAGAGCATCGGCGGCGTCACCGAGACCATTCAAAGTATCGCCTCACAGACCAACCTGCTGGCGCTGAACGCCGCGATTGAAGCAGCGCGGGCCGGCGAGTCGGGCCGCGGCTTTGCAGTTGTCGCCCAGGAAGTGCGCAAACTTGCAGAGCAAAGCAATAACTCGATTAAGGACATCCGCAAATCAATCACCGGCGTTCAGGAAATCGCCAAAAAAGTCGCGCCCGCGATGGAGAGAATAGTCAATAGAATTACCGGCATTGAGGATAAGATGAGCAAGATATCGGTAGGCATAGCTAAGCAAGCGGCGCTAGTGGAAGATTTAGTGCGCGAACTGGATCAACTGAATGCAATGAGCGAGGAATTGTCGGCGGCGATTCGTCAGGAATAG
- a CDS encoding YtxH domain-containing protein has product MSIMGILEKTKKARENKARKKVLAGLAVGAVVGAAAGVLLAPKSGKEIREDIANAAAKFPEKAKEIAELGKAKLEEVNKCLKEGKEITAADLETAATQVSDKE; this is encoded by the coding sequence ATGTCTATTATGGGTATTCTTGAAAAAACGAAAAAAGCGAGAGAAAACAAGGCCCGCAAAAAGGTTTTGGCAGGCCTAGCGGTTGGCGCCGTGGTCGGAGCAGCCGCCGGAGTCTTACTCGCCCCCAAATCAGGTAAGGAAATACGCGAAGATATCGCCAACGCGGCAGCGAAATTTCCCGAGAAAGCGAAAGAAATTGCTGAGCTAGGCAAAGCAAAACTCGAAGAAGTTAATAAATGTCTAAAGGAAGGCAAAGAAATAACAGCGGCGGATTTAGAGACTGCTGCTACCCAAGTATCAGATAAAGAATAG
- the ric gene encoding iron-sulfur cluster repair di-iron protein, with protein MDKRFDGTEAIGAIVADFPGAAEVFKHYKIDFCCGGDRQLVAVMREQDLDGAAVLAELNQAYITWKSTAKVETDWNTADFSNLIEHIVKTHHAYLKQELPAIGELTTKILRVHGAKHRELSQVHRLFNLLKMELEQHLIKEEEELFPQIIQYAANPSSELLASVVILIDTIESEHTNAGDILKELDALTGHYAAPTDGCTSYRLTYQKLHELESDLFQHIHLENNILHPRLKNL; from the coding sequence ATGGATAAAAGATTTGATGGCACTGAAGCTATAGGAGCGATAGTAGCAGACTTCCCGGGAGCGGCTGAAGTGTTCAAACACTATAAAATTGATTTTTGCTGCGGCGGCGATAGGCAACTGGTGGCAGTCATGCGAGAACAGGATCTGGATGGGGCAGCAGTCCTTGCTGAACTTAATCAAGCCTATATTACCTGGAAGAGTACGGCTAAAGTTGAAACAGACTGGAATACCGCTGATTTTAGCAATTTGATTGAGCATATTGTCAAAACCCACCATGCGTATTTAAAACAGGAATTGCCGGCTATTGGTGAGCTAACGACAAAGATTCTCCGTGTTCACGGCGCCAAACATCGCGAGTTGTCCCAGGTTCACCGACTGTTTAATTTATTGAAAATGGAACTGGAACAGCATCTGATCAAGGAAGAGGAAGAACTGTTTCCCCAGATTATCCAGTACGCCGCTAATCCATCGTCCGAATTGCTGGCTTCAGTCGTAATTTTGATTGACACGATCGAAAGCGAGCACACTAATGCTGGTGACATCCTAAAAGAGCTTGATGCGTTGACCGGTCACTATGCTGCGCCTACTGACGGCTGCACGTCATACCGACTGACCTACCAAAAACTGCACGAGCTGGAGTCGGATTTGTTCCAACATATCCACCTGGAGAACAATATTTTGCATCCGCGCCTAAAAAATTTATAA
- a CDS encoding anaerobic nitric oxide reductase flavorubredoxin: MAFQIKPGVNWVGKIDWELRRFHGEEYSTHRGSSYNSYLIQDEKTVLIDTVWIPFAKQFVDNLAKTIDLKKIDYIVANHGEIDHSGALPELMKHIPDTPIYCTANAVKSLTGQYHQDWNFKVVKTGDKLNLGSKELIFVEAPMLHWPDSMFCYLTGDNILFPNDAFGQHYASSMMYNDLVDQAELYQECIKYYANILTPFSKLVDKKIKEVVGFNLPVDMICPSHGILWRDNPLQIVEQYAKWANDYQENQITIIYDTMWNGTRRMAEEIACGIKQADADVTVKVFSSSRTDKNDIITEVFKSKAILVGAPTVNKTVLSSIAAIMDEIKGLAFKNKKAAAFGTYGWSGESVKVINGMIGEAGFALVNEGLRELWYPGDEAIAKCQEFGKGFAKAVK, from the coding sequence ATGGCTTTTCAAATTAAACCTGGTGTCAATTGGGTTGGCAAAATCGATTGGGAACTGCGGCGGTTCCATGGCGAGGAGTATTCTACTCATCGCGGCTCGTCCTACAACTCTTATCTGATTCAAGATGAGAAAACGGTCCTCATCGACACGGTCTGGATACCGTTTGCCAAACAATTTGTGGACAATCTGGCGAAAACAATTGACCTCAAGAAAATCGACTACATAGTTGCCAACCATGGTGAGATTGATCACAGCGGTGCGCTGCCTGAACTGATGAAGCACATTCCTGATACACCAATTTATTGCACAGCTAATGCGGTGAAATCCCTTACAGGTCAGTATCATCAGGATTGGAACTTTAAAGTCGTCAAGACAGGCGATAAGCTCAATTTGGGTAGCAAAGAACTAATCTTTGTCGAAGCGCCGATGCTGCACTGGCCTGACAGTATGTTCTGTTATCTGACCGGCGACAACATCTTGTTCCCCAATGATGCCTTTGGGCAGCACTATGCCAGCTCGATGATGTACAACGACCTTGTCGACCAAGCAGAGCTCTATCAGGAATGTATCAAGTACTATGCCAACATTCTTACCCCCTTCAGCAAACTGGTTGATAAAAAGATCAAGGAAGTTGTCGGCTTTAACCTGCCGGTAGACATGATTTGCCCTAGCCATGGCATTTTATGGCGGGATAATCCACTTCAAATTGTTGAACAGTACGCTAAATGGGCTAACGACTACCAGGAAAATCAAATCACAATTATCTATGACACGATGTGGAACGGAACACGCCGCATGGCGGAGGAAATCGCCTGCGGGATTAAACAAGCTGACGCCGATGTTACTGTAAAAGTATTCAGCAGCTCACGCACCGACAAAAACGATATCATCACTGAAGTATTTAAATCAAAAGCGATTTTGGTCGGCGCGCCGACAGTGAATAAGACGGTCTTGTCATCCATCGCTGCTATCATGGACGAAATCAAGGGTCTGGCCTTTAAAAACAAAAAAGCTGCTGCCTTTGGCACCTATGGATGGAGCGGCGAATCTGTAAAAGTCATCAACGGTATGATCGGGGAAGCTGGCTTTGCCCTAGTCAACGAGGGACTGCGCGAGTTGTGGTACCCGGGCGACGAAGCAATCGCCAAGTGCCAGGAATTCGGCAAAGGGTTTGCTAAGGCAGTGAAGTAA
- a CDS encoding lactate racemase domain-containing protein, which translates to MLPQFMLVRQKFEDCSIKDISLTVIKELETFKLKEKLPQGAVVGITAGSRGINNIVTILKTAVNYLKEQGFKPCILAAMGSHGEGKTEGQLAVLESLGITEESMGAPILAGSETIEVGKTSNGLSAYINKNVYETQGVIVINRIKPHTALTGEIQSGLIKKCVVGLGGPSGAKQFHSLGVSQLPSSIREIGTVLVNKCPIIGGLGIVENAYERTAVIKAIRADKFIEEEPALFRQALQLMPRLPFEEWDVLVIGEMGKNYSGTGMDTNIIGRFRVQGEPEPEKPFIRRVVVLDLAEASHGNGNGIGLADLTTRKLVNKIDFKATYLNVLTSTFVPRCFIPLTFDTEKESIENSIVSLGRSDPETLRMGIVPNTLYLEYVFLSKAFSEEVKKRDDLEVVEDNIQLEFDTDGNLKNIKFGH; encoded by the coding sequence ATGTTACCACAATTTATGCTTGTTCGGCAAAAATTTGAAGACTGTAGTATTAAAGATATCTCATTGACAGTTATCAAAGAATTAGAGACATTTAAACTAAAAGAAAAACTGCCTCAGGGAGCAGTAGTTGGGATAACGGCAGGAAGTCGCGGGATTAACAATATTGTAACTATCTTAAAAACAGCTGTAAATTATTTAAAAGAGCAAGGGTTTAAACCGTGTATTCTTGCTGCTATGGGAAGCCATGGCGAGGGTAAAACGGAGGGGCAACTTGCAGTTCTAGAGAGTCTGGGAATTACCGAAGAATCTATGGGGGCACCCATCTTAGCGGGCAGTGAAACCATTGAGGTTGGCAAAACGTCTAATGGTCTATCTGCGTACATCAATAAGAATGTATATGAAACACAAGGCGTCATTGTTATTAACCGCATTAAGCCTCATACAGCGTTAACCGGTGAGATACAAAGCGGTTTGATAAAAAAGTGTGTGGTAGGTTTGGGTGGTCCGAGCGGCGCAAAGCAATTTCACAGTCTCGGTGTTTCCCAATTACCTTCATCTATTCGTGAGATTGGCACTGTTTTGGTTAATAAATGTCCTATCATCGGTGGGCTGGGGATTGTGGAAAATGCCTATGAACGCACGGCTGTCATCAAGGCAATTAGGGCCGACAAATTTATTGAAGAAGAACCGGCACTGTTTCGGCAGGCATTGCAGTTAATGCCTCGGTTGCCTTTTGAGGAATGGGATGTTCTAGTTATTGGTGAAATGGGCAAAAATTACAGCGGTACCGGCATGGACACCAATATCATTGGCAGATTTCGCGTTCAGGGTGAGCCTGAGCCTGAAAAACCGTTCATCAGGCGAGTTGTCGTCCTTGACTTAGCTGAAGCGTCCCATGGCAATGGCAACGGCATTGGTCTTGCAGACTTAACAACTAGAAAATTAGTTAACAAAATTGATTTTAAGGCCACTTACTTGAACGTTCTGACATCCACTTTTGTACCTCGCTGCTTTATTCCATTAACCTTTGATACAGAAAAAGAAAGCATTGAAAATTCAATTGTCAGCTTGGGCAGATCAGATCCTGAAACACTTCGTATGGGCATTGTCCCTAACACACTTTATCTTGAATATGTTTTTCTATCAAAAGCATTTTCAGAGGAAGTCAAAAAGCGGGATGACCTTGAAGTTGTTGAGGACAATATCCAACTAGAATTCGATACAGACGGCAATCTGAAAAATATCAAATTTGGCCACTAG